The following proteins come from a genomic window of Parambassis ranga chromosome 4, fParRan2.1, whole genome shotgun sequence:
- the LOC114434260 gene encoding uncharacterized protein LOC114434260 produces MCRENPHTLAAGIRSDSNKCNQCLMSHVSMYRCLSSSDTQARNTSIVYDEANDNKHLWKKPNLQDPLPPCSSTSPPPANRCIVCMNQIVHAVCNEVVQNLKLIMETGENNVPFSDSACPALHSPNTTTNVSPGPGLSPSVIPTVIVIVLVGVLVMILIVWFLRRTRGRKEGSRQSSRSDQGVKTPREDLTLDDPPVKQSMLEIP; encoded by the exons ATGTGCCGGGAGAATCCTCACACCTTAGCTGCTGGAATCCGTAGTGACAGTAACAAGTGCAATCAG TGTCTCATGTCTCATGTCAGCATGTACCGCTGTTTGAGCTCAAGCGACACCCAAGCAAGGAACACCTCCATCGTATATGATGAGGCCAATGACAATAAGCATTTGTGGAAAAAGCCCAATCTGCAGGACCCTCTCCCCCCGTGTTCCTCCACATCCCCACCTCCTGCCAACCGCTGCATAGTCTGTATGAACCAAATTGTCCATGCCGTTTGTAATGAGGTGGTGCAAAATCTGAAGTTGATCATGGAGACTGGAGAGAACAACGTTCCATTCTCAGACAGCG CGTGCCCTGCTCTCCACTCTCCTAATACTACTACTAATG tGAGCCCTGGGCCAGGACTGAGTCCTAGTGTGATCCCCACTGTGATTGTCATCGTACTCGTTGGAGTCCTCGTCATGATCCTGATTGTGTGGTTTTTAAGAAGAaccagaggaaggaaggaagggagccGCCAGAGCAGCAG ATCTGACCAGGGGGTTAAAACACCACGTGAAGACCTGACGCTGGATGATCCTCCTGTGAAGCAATCAATGCTGGAGATTCCATAA